A single genomic interval of Syngnathoides biaculeatus isolate LvHL_M chromosome 1, ASM1980259v1, whole genome shotgun sequence harbors:
- the cart4 gene encoding cocaine- and amphetamine-regulated transcript 4, with protein sequence MESVRFYRFLCVCLSLLTVLCRGQRLTADMQILSGPDGEKVLRLANNDLADWPQGFLDEAEARAGPSLEKKASVIPRCDVGERCAMKHGPRIGRLCDCLRGAACNTFFLRCY encoded by the exons ATGGAAAGTGTGCGATTCTACCGGttcctgtgtgtgtgcctgtCCCTATTGACGGTCCTCTGCCGGGGTCAAAGGTTGACCGCCGACATGCAGATTCTGTCCGGGCCCGACGGGGAAAAAGTCTTACGGCTTGCGAACAACGACCTG GCGGACTGGCCGCAGGGCTTCCTGGACGAGGCGGAGGCCCGAGCGGGCCCGTCGCTGGAGAAGAAGGCCAGCGTCATCCCCAGG TGCGACGTCGGCGAACGCTGCGCCATGAAGCACGGGCCTCGGATCGGCCGTCTGTGCGACTGCCTGCGGGGGGCGGCGTGCAACACCTTCTTCCTGCGCTGCTACTGA